A stretch of the Papaver somniferum cultivar HN1 chromosome 6, ASM357369v1, whole genome shotgun sequence genome encodes the following:
- the LOC113288921 gene encoding 26S proteasome non-ATPase regulatory subunit 4 homolog: MVLEATMICIDNSEWTRNGDYSPTRFQAQADAVNLICGAKTQSNPENTVGILTMAGKGVRVLVTPTSDLGKILACMHGLEVGGEMNLAAGIQVAQLALKHRQNKKQQQRIIVFAGSPVKYDKKVLETIGKKLKKNSVALDIVDFGEEGDEKPEKLEALLASVNNSDSSHIVHVPAGPNALSDVLISTPIFTGDGEGGGSGFAAAAAAASGGGGYDFGVDPNLDPELALALRVSMEEERARQEAAAKKTADEAAKQGGESSNSQDATMSENVAADDVKGNDQMDEETALLQQALSMSMGDPASSHSGKSTGDVDMMDASTDDQELAMALQMSVEESAKDTEMNKVLGDQSFMSSILASLPGVDPNDPSVKDLLASLQGQGEKKDEDQSKEEEKK; this comes from the exons ATGGTGCTCGAG gCGACGATGATATGTATCGACAATTCTGAATGGACAAGAAACGGTGATTACTCACCAACTAGATTTCAAGCTCAAGCTGATGCTGTGAATCTCATCTGCGGTGCTAAAACACAG TCTAATCCTGAGAATACAGTTGGAATTCTAACAATGGCTGGTAAAGGTGTTCGTGTATTGGTTACTCCTACCAGTGATCTTGGAAAGATATTGGCTTGCATGCATG GGTTAGAAGTAGGTGGAGAGATGAACTTGGCTGCTGGGATCCAGGTAGCTCAATTGGCTCTTAAACATCGACAAAATAAAAAGCAGCAACAGAGAATTATAGTTTTTGCTGGAAG TCCAGTGAAATATGATAAGAAGGTATTGGAAACAATTGGAAAGAAGCTGAAAAAGAACAGTGTTGCCCTTGACATtgttgattttggtgaagaagGCGATGAGAAGCCAGAGAAGCTTGAAGCTCTCCTTGCTTCTGTAAACAATAGCGACAGTAGTCACATTGTCCATGTTCCTGCTGGTCCTAATGCTCTCTCTGATGTTCTCATCAG CACACCCATATTCACTGGGGATGGGGAAGGAGGTGGAAGTGGTTttgcagctgcagcagcagcggCATCTGGAGGTGGTGGTTATGATTTTGGAGTGGATCCAAACTTAGATCCTGAGCTTGCTCTTGCCCTTAGAGTTTCCATGGAAGAAGAGAGAGCAAGACAAGAAGCTGCTGCCAAGAAGACAGCAGATGAAGCTGCTAAACAAGGTGGGGAGTCTTCAAATTCACAAGATGCAACAATGTCTGAAAATGTGGCTGCTGATGACGTTAAAGGAAATGATCAAATG GATGAGGAAACTGCTTTGCTTCAGCAAGCCCTGTCAATGTCCATGGGTGATCCAGCGTCAAGTCATTCTGGTAAATCCACAGGTGACGTAGATATGATGGACGCAAGTACAGACGATCAGGAGCTGGCCATGG CCCTTCAGATGTCTGTGGAGGAAAGTGCAAAAGACACTGAAATGAACAAGGTGCTGGGTGATCAGTCATTTATGTCATCCATCCTTGCTTCT CTTCCAGGAGTTGATCCAAATGATCCTTCAGTGAAAGATTTGCTTGCATCTTTGCAAGGCCAAGGAGAG aagaaggatgaagaccagtcaaaagaggaggagaagaagtga